In Halopelagius inordinatus, a single genomic region encodes these proteins:
- a CDS encoding DUF1328 domain-containing protein translates to MLQQTFAQVLSPVQFSGDFLYYALVFFVLALVAYAVGAQGIAGLSMDIAKILVVVFLVLAVVALLL, encoded by the coding sequence ATGCTTCAGCAAACGTTCGCTCAGGTACTATCGCCCGTACAGTTCAGCGGTGACTTCCTCTACTACGCGCTAGTGTTTTTCGTACTGGCACTGGTCGCGTACGCAGTCGGTGCACAGGGAATCGCCGGACTGTCGATGGACATCGCGAAGATTCTCGTCGTGGTGTTCCTCGTGTTAGCCGTCGTCGCACTGCTCCTTTAG
- a CDS encoding acyltransferase: MTKVHVSLPEEAERNVQSFIDEVDERLSSEEDTCEVVRDVLVDLYGDREAYERWQAGEDISAAERVRLQGYDPCNATLESEYYAEKDESTFTRSKHLQWLWRQFDATPMADNIHFALRFRQMLANHLFEECGDNCRFFKGITFTYGHNITIGDNTVVHDDVHLDDRGKLTIGDRVSISDNAHVYSHDHDIVDQTRVENFHTVVEDDARITYDSMVRAGCRIGENAVVGARAAVQGDVPAHHIVVGIPAKSVKVKPGWESVADPIQDRLTNRQEERKIPYDLPDDLETFDEFGRDLSKPDSS, encoded by the coding sequence ATGACGAAAGTCCACGTCTCTCTCCCCGAGGAGGCGGAGCGGAACGTCCAGTCGTTTATCGACGAGGTGGACGAACGACTCTCCTCCGAGGAGGACACCTGCGAGGTCGTCAGAGACGTTCTCGTCGACCTCTACGGCGACCGCGAGGCGTACGAACGGTGGCAGGCGGGCGAGGATATCTCCGCGGCCGAACGCGTCCGACTGCAGGGGTACGACCCGTGCAACGCGACGCTGGAGTCGGAGTACTACGCGGAGAAGGACGAATCGACGTTCACGCGCTCGAAACACCTGCAGTGGCTCTGGCGGCAGTTCGACGCGACGCCGATGGCCGACAACATCCACTTTGCGCTCCGATTCAGGCAGATGCTCGCGAACCACCTCTTCGAGGAGTGCGGGGACAACTGCCGCTTTTTCAAAGGTATCACGTTCACCTACGGCCACAACATCACCATCGGCGACAACACCGTCGTCCACGACGACGTCCACTTGGACGACAGGGGGAAACTGACTATCGGCGACCGGGTGTCCATCTCCGACAACGCCCACGTCTACAGCCACGACCACGACATCGTCGACCAGACGAGAGTCGAGAACTTTCACACCGTCGTCGAGGACGACGCCCGAATCACCTACGACTCGATGGTCCGCGCGGGCTGCCGAATCGGCGAGAACGCCGTCGTCGGCGCGCGCGCGGCGGTGCAAGGCGACGTGCCCGCCCACCACATCGTCGTCGGCATCCCCGCAAAGAGCGTGAAGGTAAAGCCGGGGTGGGAGTCCGTCGCGGACCCGATTCAAGACAGACTCACGAACCGACAGGAAGAACGGAAGATCCCGTACGACCTCCCCGACGACCTCGAGACGTTCGACGAGTTCGGCCGCGACCTCTCCAAACCGGACTCCTCTTGA
- a CDS encoding manganese catalase family protein, with protein MFYHEGSKLQYKVEVEDPDPIFAKMLQQAIGGVEGELRVALQYMAQAAGLPQTEEFMPYKRALMNTATEEFGHIEMLSTAVHKNLQGAPVELKEEMKHGDDYTTLAGLQPRQFLSGGLNPLFVDANGVPFNGNYVVASGNLAADMCSNIAAESTGRQLACRLYEMTDDPGMKDMLSYLIARDTMHQNQWIQILKDLGDSEEVFDVFPIPDSFPDDEENQEFNYSFMATDVEGQSDPEAPWTSGAAPDGEGTFSFINQQDVEGYDPGIQVSKPETHNNPSPQGEDADE; from the coding sequence ATGTTCTACCACGAGGGAAGTAAGCTCCAGTACAAAGTCGAAGTCGAAGACCCGGACCCGATATTCGCGAAGATGCTACAGCAGGCCATCGGCGGCGTCGAGGGCGAACTCCGCGTTGCGCTGCAGTATATGGCGCAGGCGGCGGGTCTGCCGCAGACTGAGGAGTTCATGCCGTACAAACGGGCGCTCATGAACACCGCAACCGAGGAGTTCGGCCACATCGAGATGCTCTCGACTGCGGTGCACAAGAACCTCCAGGGAGCGCCGGTCGAACTGAAAGAGGAGATGAAACACGGCGACGACTACACGACCCTCGCCGGACTCCAACCTCGGCAGTTCCTCTCTGGCGGTCTGAATCCGCTGTTCGTCGACGCCAACGGTGTGCCGTTCAACGGGAACTACGTCGTCGCCTCCGGCAACCTCGCGGCCGACATGTGTTCGAACATCGCCGCCGAATCGACGGGGCGACAACTCGCCTGCCGCCTCTACGAGATGACCGACGACCCCGGGATGAAGGACATGCTCTCGTATCTCATCGCCCGCGACACGATGCACCAAAACCAGTGGATACAGATCCTGAAGGACCTCGGCGACTCCGAGGAGGTGTTCGACGTGTTCCCGATTCCGGACAGTTTCCCGGACGACGAGGAGAACCAGGAGTTCAACTACTCGTTCATGGCGACGGACGTAGAAGGGCAGTCGGACCCAGAAGCGCCCTGGACGTCGGGCGCGGCGCCGGACGGGGAAGGGACGTTCTCGTTCATCAACCAACAGGACGTCGAAGGGTACGACCCGGGGATACAGGTCTCGAAGCCCGAGACGCACAACAACCCGTCGCCACAGGGCGAAGACGCTGACGAGTAA
- a CDS encoding NAD+ synthase, producing the protein MSEETTVLGRSAPLDLRLSDSELETTRDHVLQFVRDVVSDAGADGAVLGLSGGIDSTTTAFLAAEALGEENLHGIVMPSEVNAEENMSDAERVAQMLGIEYDVIEIQPIAEEFFDVFPEAADDKQAAGNVYVRTRAVLGYFVANYENKIVLGTGNRSEALLGYFTKYGDQAVDCNPIGNLYKQQVRQLAASLGVPDDLVSKTPSAEMWAGQTDEEEMGVDYDTIDAVLALHVDGPLSKAATVRHLGVDEATVDRVVELYERSEHKRHMPPAPESLRP; encoded by the coding sequence ATGAGCGAAGAAACGACGGTCCTCGGCCGGTCGGCGCCACTCGACCTCCGGCTTTCTGATTCGGAACTCGAAACGACCCGCGACCACGTTCTCCAGTTCGTTCGCGACGTCGTCTCCGACGCCGGTGCCGACGGCGCGGTCCTCGGCCTCTCCGGCGGCATCGACAGCACCACGACGGCGTTTCTCGCCGCGGAGGCACTCGGCGAAGAGAACCTCCACGGTATCGTGATGCCGAGCGAAGTCAACGCAGAAGAGAACATGAGCGACGCCGAACGCGTCGCCCAGATGCTCGGTATCGAGTACGACGTCATCGAAATCCAGCCCATCGCAGAGGAGTTCTTCGACGTGTTCCCCGAGGCCGCAGACGACAAACAGGCCGCCGGGAACGTCTACGTGCGGACCCGCGCCGTGTTGGGTTACTTCGTCGCAAACTACGAGAACAAGATCGTCCTCGGGACGGGCAACCGTTCGGAGGCGCTTCTCGGATACTTCACGAAGTACGGCGACCAAGCGGTCGACTGCAACCCCATCGGGAATCTCTACAAACAGCAGGTCCGGCAACTCGCGGCGTCTCTCGGCGTCCCGGACGACCTGGTGTCGAAGACGCCCTCCGCGGAGATGTGGGCGGGACAGACCGACGAAGAGGAGATGGGCGTCGACTACGACACCATCGATGCCGTCCTCGCACTCCACGTGGACGGCCCTCTCTCGAAGGCGGCCACCGTCCGGCATCTCGGCGTCGACGAGGCGACGGTCGACCGCGTCGTCGAACTGTACGAACGGAGCGAACACAAGCGCCACATGCCGCCCGCGCCCGAGTCGCTTCGACCCTGA
- a CDS encoding GH32 C-terminal domain-containing protein, translating into MDELPVRVAFLHADELTDEQRAAREWCERTVESVESVALAEVSSGDRSLSRFDAAWWHRDDPLDSVREDAAACADAVRAFLDSGNGLCLTLRALSAVVPFGVDSVAPDAVGVETPAEPSGLIKKRTFDDHPLFEGFPLRELHTQPAEATRPFARYEQSLPASGDVLAATIRGEEFHVAQKAAFAWRVGEGDVDERSSSARQTRSGDVYGIGSEVTFLSTTDFEAADAQRRLLRNALALLGGDARRRPRFTDRPDDAEGFDAVRAELADDHRRPRYHLAPPAGWLNDPNGILQYEGTYHVFYQYNPGGPFHGTIHWGHATSDDLVHWEDRPVALAPDPDGPDRDGVWSGCAVLDDDGTPTLVYTGGRGRDQLPCLATTDDPTLDTWEKHGDNPLLSAPDGDIDLLETDDWRAEFRDHNVWREGDTWYHLIGAGVADTGGAALLYRGPNLREWEYVGPLLVGDWEGHGVVWECPELLDFGDRQVLHVSNYSHVEYFVGTASLDDPSFDVEHRGRLDYGDYYAPQSTRTDDGRVLAWGWTPEARDVEAQWHAGWSGMLTVPRELSVEGGRLRQRPARELTALRGRRAAEGDVSLAAAESRTLDVSGNAYELAFDARVGSEATLELGLFESPARNERTVVRYDGDELAVDRSKSALDGVPDTEEQRMPVGGDSLSLRAFVDGSVLELFANERRCLTSRAYPTRADADGVSLSARGGPVRITGLDAWELDAAFEARER; encoded by the coding sequence ATGGACGAACTGCCGGTCCGCGTCGCGTTCCTGCACGCGGACGAACTTACCGACGAACAACGCGCCGCCCGCGAGTGGTGTGAGCGGACGGTCGAATCCGTCGAGAGCGTCGCCCTCGCCGAGGTGTCGTCCGGCGACCGGTCGCTCTCTCGGTTCGACGCCGCGTGGTGGCACCGAGACGACCCGCTCGATTCGGTTCGAGAGGACGCCGCCGCCTGCGCCGACGCCGTGAGAGCGTTTCTCGACTCCGGGAACGGCCTCTGTCTCACGCTTCGCGCTCTCTCTGCGGTCGTCCCGTTCGGCGTCGATTCCGTCGCGCCGGACGCCGTCGGCGTCGAGACGCCCGCGGAACCGAGCGGACTGATAAAGAAGCGCACGTTCGACGACCACCCCCTGTTCGAGGGGTTTCCCCTCCGCGAACTCCACACCCAACCCGCGGAGGCGACGCGGCCGTTCGCCCGGTACGAGCAGTCGCTTCCCGCCTCCGGCGACGTACTCGCCGCCACGATTCGCGGCGAGGAGTTCCACGTCGCCCAGAAAGCGGCGTTCGCGTGGCGCGTCGGCGAGGGAGACGTTGACGAACGGAGTTCGTCGGCCCGCCAGACGCGGTCTGGCGACGTGTACGGAATCGGCTCGGAAGTCACCTTCCTCTCGACGACGGATTTCGAGGCGGCGGACGCCCAACGGAGGCTCCTCCGCAACGCTCTCGCACTCCTCGGCGGCGACGCGCGCCGTCGCCCGAGGTTCACCGACAGACCCGACGACGCGGAGGGGTTCGACGCGGTGCGCGCGGAACTCGCAGACGACCACCGTCGGCCGCGCTACCACCTCGCGCCGCCGGCGGGATGGCTGAACGACCCGAACGGCATCCTCCAGTACGAGGGGACGTACCACGTCTTCTACCAGTACAACCCCGGCGGGCCGTTCCACGGAACCATCCACTGGGGCCACGCGACGAGCGACGACTTGGTTCACTGGGAGGACCGTCCCGTCGCCCTCGCGCCGGACCCGGACGGCCCGGACCGAGACGGCGTCTGGTCCGGATGCGCCGTCCTCGACGACGACGGGACGCCGACGCTCGTCTACACCGGCGGCCGCGGGCGCGACCAACTCCCCTGTCTCGCGACGACGGACGACCCGACGCTGGACACGTGGGAGAAACACGGCGACAACCCCCTCTTGTCGGCTCCCGACGGGGATATCGACCTGCTCGAAACCGACGACTGGCGCGCGGAGTTCCGCGACCACAACGTCTGGCGCGAGGGTGACACGTGGTACCACCTCATCGGCGCGGGCGTCGCGGACACCGGCGGGGCGGCCCTCCTCTACAGGGGACCGAACCTCAGAGAGTGGGAGTACGTCGGCCCCTTGCTGGTCGGCGACTGGGAGGGCCACGGCGTCGTCTGGGAGTGCCCCGAACTGCTCGACTTCGGCGACAGACAGGTGTTGCACGTCTCGAACTACAGCCACGTCGAGTACTTCGTCGGCACCGCGTCGCTGGACGACCCGTCGTTCGACGTCGAGCACCGCGGGCGACTCGACTACGGAGACTACTACGCGCCGCAGTCGACGCGAACGGACGACGGGCGCGTCCTCGCGTGGGGGTGGACGCCCGAAGCCCGCGACGTCGAGGCGCAGTGGCACGCCGGGTGGTCGGGGATGCTGACCGTCCCCCGCGAACTCTCCGTCGAAGGCGGGCGACTCCGTCAGCGACCCGCGCGAGAACTGACCGCGCTTCGCGGCCGCCGCGCCGCCGAGGGTGACGTCTCTCTCGCCGCCGCCGAGTCTCGAACGCTCGACGTGTCGGGGAACGCGTACGAACTCGCGTTCGACGCGCGGGTCGGTTCCGAGGCAACGCTCGAACTCGGCCTGTTCGAGTCGCCCGCGAGAAACGAGCGAACCGTCGTCCGCTACGACGGCGACGAACTCGCCGTCGACCGGTCGAAGAGCGCCCTCGACGGGGTACCCGACACCGAGGAACAGCGAATGCCCGTCGGCGGCGACTCGCTGTCGCTTCGAGCGTTCGTGGACGGCTCTGTCCTCGAACTGTTCGCGAACGAACGGCGCTGTCTCACGAGTCGCGCCTACCCGACGCGGGCGGACGCGGACGGCGTCTCCCTCTCCGCGCGCGGCGGGCCGGTCCGAATCACCGGACTCGACGCGTGGGAACTCGACGCGGCGTTCGAGGCGCGGGAACGCTGA
- a CDS encoding glycoside hydrolase family 68 protein, which produces MNGDDRQTAPSDAGDRSAWTRDHASGLRRDDSNVAPVIYPAEKRVDDGLHIWDTWFLRERDGTIADVGGYRVIVALTASAELLPGKRHDVATLRYFYSEDGKRWETGGPVFDDEAFGSRQWAGSTVYDDGDVYCYYTAAGRARERALSYSQRIALAEGGRLTVGDDGPTIDGPWEHSILLEPDGEWYETEDQYRGMTYTFRDPWFFEDPASGETYLLFEANTPVSEGSDACGGDAGEQEFNGSVGIAHSPTGDPTAFELRPPLLDAVCVNQELERPHLVVRDGTYYLFVSSHVHTFAPGLEGYDALYGFVADGLRGDYEPLNGHGMVLTNPRGAPFQAYSWLAYDHGDELLATSFFNYHEYDRPTMDDVALLPESEQRRRFGGTLAPTVRLELDGAETRVVGALDHGHLPLPREKLPEPWWRRAGDERERPGEY; this is translated from the coding sequence ATGAACGGTGACGACCGACAGACCGCCCCCTCAGACGCGGGGGACCGGTCGGCGTGGACGCGCGACCACGCCTCGGGCCTGCGTCGCGACGATTCGAACGTCGCGCCGGTCATCTACCCGGCCGAGAAGCGAGTCGACGACGGACTGCACATCTGGGACACCTGGTTCCTCAGAGAGCGAGACGGGACTATCGCCGACGTCGGCGGCTACCGAGTCATCGTGGCGTTGACGGCGTCCGCGGAACTGCTCCCGGGGAAGCGCCACGACGTGGCGACGCTCCGATACTTCTACTCCGAGGACGGGAAACGGTGGGAGACGGGCGGACCGGTGTTCGACGACGAGGCGTTCGGCTCTCGGCAGTGGGCCGGGTCGACTGTGTACGACGACGGGGACGTCTACTGCTACTACACCGCGGCCGGGCGGGCGCGAGAGAGAGCGCTCTCGTACTCGCAGCGAATCGCTCTCGCGGAGGGCGGCCGACTGACCGTCGGCGACGACGGCCCGACCATCGACGGCCCGTGGGAGCACTCGATTCTCCTCGAACCCGACGGCGAATGGTACGAGACCGAAGACCAGTACCGCGGGATGACGTACACGTTCCGCGACCCGTGGTTCTTCGAAGACCCCGCGTCCGGGGAGACGTACCTGCTGTTCGAGGCCAACACGCCCGTTTCCGAGGGGTCCGACGCCTGCGGGGGCGACGCGGGCGAACAGGAGTTCAACGGGAGCGTCGGTATCGCCCACTCGCCGACGGGCGACCCCACGGCGTTCGAGTTGCGCCCGCCCCTGTTGGATGCCGTCTGCGTGAATCAGGAACTCGAACGCCCGCATCTCGTCGTTCGCGACGGGACGTACTACCTGTTCGTCTCCAGTCACGTCCACACGTTCGCGCCCGGGTTGGAGGGGTACGACGCCCTGTACGGGTTCGTCGCCGACGGGTTGCGCGGCGACTACGAACCGCTGAACGGGCACGGGATGGTCCTCACGAACCCGCGGGGCGCGCCGTTCCAAGCGTACTCGTGGCTGGCGTACGACCACGGCGACGAACTGCTCGCCACCTCGTTTTTCAACTACCACGAGTACGACCGTCCGACGATGGACGACGTGGCTCTCCTCCCCGAGTCCGAACAGCGCCGTCGCTTCGGCGGAACGCTCGCCCCCACCGTTCGACTCGAACTCGACGGGGCGGAGACGCGCGTCGTCGGCGCACTCGACCACGGCCACCTACCGCTCCCGCGCGAGAAACTGCCGGAGCCGTGGTGGAGACGGGCCGGAGACGAACGCGAGAGGCCCGGCGAGTACTGA
- a CDS encoding aldo/keto reductase, whose amino-acid sequence MNYRTLGDSDVEVSEVGFGAWVVGTDWWGDRSKEDSIDLIHHAIEQGITYFDTGDVYGHGHSEEVVGEALAEYRDEVTLATKVGYDFYNNPQAGHGELPKEMTGEWVRSATEKSLDRLGTDHVELLQLHNANVDEVDEDVLEALDELKEEGVVDAVGWALGPSIGWLAEGDMAITEEFDSVQLVWNLFEQEVGNHFLDTIEETGSSTSLVPRVPHSSGLLNEQVTPETGHDLDDHRGFRPDAWYETGWEKLETLRFLERDGERTMGQAAIAYLLSHDAVASVTPTFHTREDITEWAAASDVPKLSDEEMDRVADLYEDNFGIDRDDGMDELRSSVGGDDIAAAGIDKQPSSGPRGSAD is encoded by the coding sequence ATGAACTACCGGACGCTGGGCGATTCGGACGTGGAGGTCAGCGAAGTCGGGTTCGGCGCGTGGGTCGTCGGCACCGACTGGTGGGGAGACAGGTCGAAGGAGGACTCCATCGACCTGATCCACCACGCGATAGAGCAGGGCATCACCTACTTCGACACCGGCGACGTGTACGGACACGGCCACAGCGAGGAAGTCGTCGGCGAGGCACTCGCGGAGTACCGCGACGAGGTGACGCTGGCGACGAAGGTGGGCTACGACTTCTACAACAACCCGCAGGCCGGACACGGCGAACTCCCCAAGGAGATGACGGGCGAGTGGGTCCGCTCTGCGACCGAAAAGAGCCTCGACCGACTCGGCACCGACCACGTCGAACTGCTCCAACTCCACAACGCAAACGTCGACGAAGTCGACGAAGACGTGCTCGAAGCCCTCGACGAACTCAAAGAGGAGGGAGTCGTAGACGCCGTCGGATGGGCGCTCGGCCCCTCCATCGGCTGGCTGGCCGAGGGCGACATGGCCATCACCGAGGAGTTCGATTCGGTACAGCTCGTCTGGAACCTCTTCGAACAGGAGGTCGGAAACCACTTCCTCGATACCATCGAAGAGACCGGTTCCTCGACGAGTCTCGTCCCGCGCGTGCCGCACTCGTCGGGATTGCTCAACGAACAGGTGACGCCCGAGACGGGCCACGACTTGGACGACCACCGCGGCTTCCGCCCCGACGCGTGGTACGAGACGGGGTGGGAGAAGCTAGAGACGCTCCGCTTCTTGGAGCGAGACGGCGAGCGAACGATGGGACAGGCCGCCATCGCGTACCTCCTGAGCCACGACGCCGTCGCGAGCGTCACGCCGACGTTCCACACGCGCGAGGACATCACCGAGTGGGCCGCCGCCTCCGACGTACCGAAACTGAGCGACGAGGAGATGGACCGCGTCGCCGACCTCTACGAGGACAACTTCGGAATCGACCGCGACGACGGGATGGACGAACTCCGCTCGTCGGTCGGCGGCGACGACATCGCGGCCGCGGGCATCGACAAACAGCCGAGTTCGGGGCCGCGCGGTTCAGCGGACTAA
- a CDS encoding SHOCT domain-containing protein — protein MSSLDTLRDEGFAAFVHRHPWQFALALAVATGGFALVNGGSPLSAFVGFFLVGAILALAFSYATDVVEWGRERGESDEATGEKDEADDALARLRERYAAGHIDEAEFERRVERLLETESHDELAADRERTRVRDRETE, from the coding sequence ATGTCGTCGCTCGACACGCTCAGAGACGAGGGGTTCGCCGCGTTCGTCCACCGCCACCCTTGGCAGTTCGCCCTCGCTTTGGCCGTCGCAACGGGCGGATTCGCCCTCGTCAACGGCGGGTCGCCGCTGTCGGCGTTCGTCGGCTTCTTTCTCGTCGGTGCGATTCTCGCGCTCGCGTTCTCCTACGCGACGGACGTAGTCGAGTGGGGACGCGAGCGAGGCGAGTCGGACGAAGCAACCGGGGAGAAAGACGAGGCGGACGACGCGCTCGCGCGCCTCAGAGAGCGGTACGCCGCCGGACACATCGACGAAGCGGAGTTCGAACGCCGCGTCGAACGACTGCTGGAGACGGAGTCGCACGACGAACTGGCGGCGGACCGAGAGCGGACGCGGGTCCGAGACCGAGAGACCGAGTGA
- a CDS encoding DUF7114 family protein: MDDAVRARDAAREVLDDIEPERLKEVLFDRLSDTSMTPAVLTLLSARAVDSNVDADAERGPTAHRTASGDSDELAEQAAGVQLIYEGLRLTRSLAHDVPWTTDDDSDITADLDVLAADVLVARGFYLLARTDAATRAVEVVRAFGRDQTHRRREGADTAALDRNLEADIFALAVIAGTTSAGGEAPPALLEYATDLGRECDVDGGLVPAATAFSEATTDRIASLSATDSGSDDRVPSSATDR, translated from the coding sequence ATGGACGACGCCGTGCGGGCCCGCGATGCCGCGCGCGAAGTGCTCGACGATATCGAACCCGAACGCCTCAAAGAGGTGTTGTTCGACCGCCTCTCGGACACCTCGATGACGCCCGCGGTGCTGACACTGTTGAGCGCACGCGCAGTCGACTCGAACGTGGACGCAGACGCCGAACGGGGACCGACCGCTCACCGGACCGCGTCCGGTGACAGCGACGAACTCGCCGAACAGGCCGCCGGCGTACAACTCATCTACGAAGGCCTCCGACTCACTCGTTCGCTCGCTCACGACGTTCCGTGGACGACGGACGACGACAGCGACATCACCGCCGACCTGGACGTTCTCGCGGCGGACGTACTCGTCGCTCGGGGGTTCTACCTCCTCGCCCGAACCGACGCGGCCACCCGCGCCGTCGAAGTCGTTCGGGCGTTCGGACGCGACCAGACGCACCGCCGCCGCGAGGGCGCAGACACCGCGGCACTCGACCGCAACTTGGAGGCCGACATCTTCGCGTTGGCCGTCATCGCCGGAACCACCTCCGCCGGCGGGGAGGCACCGCCTGCTCTGTTGGAGTACGCGACCGACCTCGGCCGAGAGTGCGACGTCGATGGCGGCCTCGTCCCCGCCGCGACGGCGTTCTCGGAGGCGACCACCGACCGAATCGCGTCGCTTTCGGCCACGGACTCGGGGTCCGACGACCGCGTTCCCTCGTCGGCGACGGACCGATAG
- a CDS encoding DUF7577 domain-containing protein, whose protein sequence is MDAWGWIVVYAIGLTVLQLVVYRYLLGDDEGVQYETPFGADGDDASNGESHVRTAPGGRDAVGVPRLQATELRDDAPDGPTARLCPRCGVENEPDRTFDRCWNCAGRLT, encoded by the coding sequence ATGGACGCGTGGGGATGGATAGTCGTCTACGCCATCGGCCTCACGGTGCTCCAGTTGGTGGTGTACCGGTACCTCCTCGGCGACGACGAGGGTGTCCAGTACGAGACGCCGTTCGGCGCCGACGGGGACGACGCGTCGAACGGGGAGTCTCACGTCCGGACCGCACCCGGGGGACGCGACGCGGTGGGCGTCCCGCGACTGCAGGCGACCGAGTTGCGGGACGACGCGCCCGACGGACCGACCGCGCGCCTCTGTCCCCGGTGCGGAGTGGAGAACGAACCCGACCGGACGTTCGACCGGTGCTGGAACTGCGCGGGTCGACTCACGTAA
- a CDS encoding Nmad3 family putative nucleotide modification protein, whose amino-acid sequence MPRAIAINVAANTNLPGVRGPVYPDGTFVYVPIPERKPTLPVATVPTYADLDPPVELPSDAMDRPVHLDPEFATYPYCESYTYGDDHAVKAGPLSTLDPGDWLLFYATLDFHGEYDEAEPYLSPDWGVYLIGAFEVAFAVTGEEYETLSTVDRERFANNAHVKRDPFDAKVLVAGTPNSRLFDRVVPLSSPAAGADANELVTRLSNDSGRGPWWRRRLWFDDDATATLLDLLDSRAFDDFFG is encoded by the coding sequence ATGCCCCGCGCGATAGCCATCAACGTCGCTGCCAACACGAACCTCCCGGGCGTCCGCGGGCCGGTGTATCCCGACGGAACGTTCGTCTACGTCCCGATACCGGAACGAAAACCCACCCTGCCCGTTGCCACGGTGCCGACGTACGCGGACCTCGACCCGCCGGTCGAACTCCCGTCCGACGCGATGGACCGACCGGTCCACCTCGACCCGGAGTTCGCGACGTATCCGTACTGCGAGTCGTACACGTACGGCGACGACCACGCGGTGAAGGCCGGTCCGCTCTCGACGCTCGACCCCGGCGACTGGCTCCTGTTTTACGCGACGCTCGACTTCCACGGCGAGTACGACGAGGCCGAACCGTATCTCTCGCCCGACTGGGGGGTCTACCTCATCGGCGCGTTCGAGGTGGCGTTCGCGGTGACGGGCGAGGAGTACGAGACGCTCTCGACCGTCGATCGCGAGCGATTCGCCAACAACGCCCACGTCAAGCGCGACCCGTTCGACGCGAAGGTTCTCGTCGCCGGAACGCCGAACTCCCGCCTCTTCGACCGGGTCGTTCCGCTCAGTTCCCCGGCGGCAGGTGCGGACGCGAACGAACTCGTCACCCGACTCTCGAACGACTCGGGCCGCGGTCCGTGGTGGCGTCGCCGCCTCTGGTTCGACGACGACGCCACCGCGACGCTTCTGGACCTCCTCGACTCCCGAGCGTTCGACGACTTCTTCGGGTGA
- a CDS encoding enoyl-CoA hydratase/isomerase family protein: MIRTTADGRVRTVTIDRPAQRNALEPTDLDALEAAVTETDASETPVVYLRGAGEDAFCAGADLDAVAGLSDPEAFARRGQRAAAAIAEADAVVVAGIDGAARGGGVELALACDVRVATPAATFAEPGVQFGLFGAWGGTARLPRIVGEGEAMDFALSGRVVGAAEARRMGLVSRVTDDPRSVTTEIAQNRPDALCVVKERLRDDAGDEVRERAEAEAFGRLHGRYADDIAAERE, from the coding sequence ATGATTCGGACGACGGCGGACGGACGCGTTCGGACGGTGACTATCGACCGACCCGCCCAGAGAAACGCGCTCGAACCGACTGACCTCGACGCGTTGGAGGCGGCCGTAACGGAGACAGACGCGTCGGAGACGCCCGTGGTCTACCTCCGCGGCGCGGGCGAGGACGCCTTCTGTGCGGGCGCGGACTTAGACGCCGTCGCCGGACTGTCGGACCCCGAGGCGTTCGCCCGCCGCGGCCAACGCGCCGCCGCCGCCATCGCCGAGGCGGACGCCGTCGTCGTCGCGGGAATCGACGGGGCGGCGCGCGGCGGCGGCGTCGAACTCGCTCTCGCGTGCGACGTTCGGGTCGCCACGCCCGCCGCGACGTTCGCCGAACCGGGCGTGCAGTTCGGCCTGTTCGGCGCGTGGGGCGGGACGGCCCGCCTCCCGCGTATCGTCGGCGAGGGCGAGGCGATGGATTTTGCGCTCTCCGGACGAGTCGTCGGCGCGGCGGAGGCGCGGCGGATGGGATTGGTGTCGCGCGTCACCGACGACCCGCGGTCGGTGACGACCGAGATAGCCCAGAACCGCCCCGACGCGCTCTGTGTCGTCAAAGAACGCCTCCGCGACGACGCCGGAGACGAGGTGCGCGAACGGGCGGAGGCGGAGGCGTTCGGGCGTCTGCACGGCCGTTACGCCGACGACATCGCCGCCGAACGCGAGTGA